The following DNA comes from Castanea sativa cultivar Marrone di Chiusa Pesio chromosome 10, ASM4071231v1.
gAAGCTGagataaactcaaattaaaatttcaaattagagtttcaattttgcatcacgtgtcctaaattatttatttttaaagagtttaatttcttaatttagaatcaaatgtgagaccacgttataaatattcattcaagtgagttattaagtacaaaaatcaaagaatctagaataaatgaatcataaaaaagaaGCGTTTTAAGTGTATTCATGTATATGCATGAGGTTACAAGCTATTATATGTCTAATGTTAGACTCAATATGCACCCACATAACACATTATTATATGTCTAATGTTAGACTCAATATGCACCCACATAacacatttttaattaatattcatTCAATTTGTTTCATCACATCATTCATGCAATGGTTGTTGGGTTCCGAAAATATTATCACCAAATTTACCAAGCTAACACATCAATCATATataagaatacaaaaatttacgTAGAAAACCATTTTTCCATTAAGGGAAAAATCACGGGACAAACTTTGAATTTATCCAGTATtataaaatcaattacaatattatcTCAAGTTTATATACTTGAGATCCACACCAATTACAGTAATATCTCTCTCTACGAATTTATGTAAACTCACCTAAGATCTTCAGTTACTTTGAATACAACAACTCCCCATGCTTGTAGTACCTGAAAACATCTCCTAgagaaaacccaaaatttatCGTCCACACgccaccttttttttctttttcacgtGGTGACTCTCACATGTccactttttcttctctttttcttttatcatttgattctgtaaaatgagagagagagagagagactatgAATATTATCTAACATGATCTTTGAAATGTAAAGGATTATGGATGGACCTAACAAACAAGTCAGGCCAATTGAGTTCGAATTATTTGATCTTCCTGAGTTTGGGTTAGAAATTGGTTGTCATAAACGAGTTGCAAAACCTATATCCCTTAACTAGTCTTCTTAAGGTTGGGTCAACCCGGCATTAATTACTcatattttttcacataaaaaaattacaaattaataaaataaacagaatTTTGATAATATTGTCTTAATCTTTCCCATACAAACAAGAGAACAAATCAacaaaacactcaaaaataacatttaaataatatataaattattaggCTTACATAGTCTAAGGTtcaccaaaaccaaaaattttcgAGTCTCAATCTTGTTAAGAAAGAATGTATAAGTGTCTGTGAGAAGAAAAGttggaaaagaaaagcaataaataaaaaagagcaagTGAAAGTGTGAAATATGTTTAAACCAGGGAAGTCTGTTTCGtactgtaccggccggtacggccggtatttaccGCTCCGGCACCTTGGCCGGTACAGAAACAAAGTTGTTTCGTACCGGAAAATATACCGGCCATACCAGGTCATTTCGGCCATACCGGAGGAAAATTTCAGAATCCGGCCGGTAAATGCATACCGGACCGAAAAAAGAACTATGTTTTTTTGTCACTCTCACCTTCCACCGGCGAGGCGGTGACGATCTCGACATTCTTGACCTCAGGTAGGGGTCGTGGACTGATTTGGCTGCTGCTgctccttcatcttcatcttcatcttcttcttcttcttcttctcctctctctttctctggtgtctctttctctctctctttctcagttttctttttgttttttcaaacttttcttttttcaaaccTGCCGGTCTGCCTAAGAAAAGACTTCATAGCATTGATATTTTCAAAgcatcagatggtaggttggCATTTATTGAGTGGGTgagttttgaggtttttttttggcttctcaCTTTTCATATTAATGATGATaactcaaaaatatatatatatatatatatatatatatatatatatatatatatatatatataaaattgtcaaagtaatatattgagttattagaaatataattttgtatattatataaaataataaaaaatagcggtaaatccgaaacggtattgaccggtatttgaaatatatcgtaccgtaGATCAAACCGTAcaacctccggtacggtattgctTTCCTTGGTTTAAACATAGTTAGAAAGccaaaacaagaagaagaaaaaaaataacaaaacaaaaaatacataaagaaaaaatcaGGTCAATCTGGCCCAACCCGCCAATTCATCGGGTTCAAGTCGCCCCTTTTTCGGGTACAAAAATTCCGTACTtgtatccatttttttttttttctgggttcgGTTGGGTTATCAAGTCTGAATCCAATTTTTGCAAGTCAAGATATGGTTAGAAATCCttgtatgcaatgaacaatacAACACATTTGCAACATGAGGTAATTCTCAAATGAATTAGTTCTAgagtgaatattttataaaacccAAGATCCGTCCGATGATATGATATTTTTAAACTAACAAGCTCTATTTTTAATCCCAAGATCCCTATTTGGGTTTATTCAATGACTCTCATCACGTCAGCCAAAATTTGTGAATTCGATGACGATTCTTTTCGCCACCAATGTAATGAAGAAACTGAGTCAACGCTTACTCTATTTTAGTCCTCCATTATAATCACTCACTCATTTTAATCAGAAGTCATAGACACACCAAGTTGGTTTATGGTTAATTTCCTCACCTAACTCATGCATGTAAGGAATTGTTATACATTAAGAACAGCTTAAGTacttttgaataaatttgataCAAGAATCGTATCAAAATCTTTTCAAAGAAATGCATTGTGAGAAATTTCTAAGAGCCAAGCGACATGGGTGAGGAAATTACGATGGCTATACATGGTGAGCTAGCCTAGCCAGATTAAAATATTAGCTTAGACCACCAGAGACTCAGTACGTAGTGGTCGGTCGCTAATTATATAATCCTCATAGAAACCGTGGTCTCCCATCAACTTCACATGTTAGAAAACATAGTAAGACGATAACAtatactataaaaaaatatatatataaaaaaaaaacaaatgttaaaacaataaattaagaaagaaaaagttaacaaatacCCTATAAGAAATAGCgtgttttagaaattttttatgaaaaaagaaaaaataatcaactttttttttcaaatttttatatttttcattaaaatagtattgaaactttttaaaaatggtaTGTTAACAAATGTCCTTAACAGGGCTCAAttaaaaaagccaaaaaaaaaaaaaagaccactCGGAATTCAAGTTAGTAGCCTGTAGTAAGTACACAAGTTGCACTAGTTTCTGCGCGTGTGTGAGggacaaatgaaaaaaattctgAGGGTCCGTCAAACCTATGCTTAATgcttaattattataaaattaactagtatatttattcttaatttttggcGTGTGATATCACGTATGTGTACcactttttccttctttattaATAAGTGTTGTTAAATATTCTAAGTGATATggtctttcttttattttcatttgatatataaaatatggcTTTCCAAATCCCATCTTATCTCTATATATAATCCCTTTCTTATCCCTAAATTTAATCCAACGAAACCCATCTTCTTTATTCTCTTCTGACTAATCCATTTCCAAACCCCcaagagctctctctctctctctaacagaCTCAAACAGATACACAACACAGAGTCTTAGTAAAGTTCAGTGAGGAATCAATGGATTTCCACGTGAGAGCTTGTGGGTCTGCAAAACTTGTTGTAGGTGAAGAGGATATGGACATTAGAAGAGGTCCATGGACAGCTGAAGAGGACACCTTGCTCATGAATCATATCACCCTCCATGGTGAAGGTCGCTGGAACTCTGTTGCTCGCTGTGCAGGTATTAATTAAACACAAAACTCACAACAATTTTCCTTTTTGCatcaatatatacatacatatatatatattcttggtTATGTATGTTTGAGTTTGATGAACTGTAAGGATATATATGGCAAACACAACGAAAATAGCTATCAGAAACTTTCCTTTTTTGGGGTAAAATAGCGAAGTACAGTACtttgttttgagtttacaaTTAGAACAGAACTAAAATTTCCAGTTGTATTTGTTTTTCCAAATCAATAATAATTCAGGTTTGAAGCGAACTGGCAAAAGCTGCAGATTAAGATGGTTAAACTATTTGAGGCCTGATGTTAGACGTGGAAATATCACTCTGAAAGAGCAGCTATTGATTCTTGAGCTCCATTCTCAGTGGGGCAAtaggtaaggttttttttttttttttttttctcgatcTTTACATTGTTATCatattgttttgtttatgtctatgtatttaaaatttgattaattgtgTTGGGTTTTATTCGTTTTTGAAACatcataattataattataatgaattttatatatatatatatatatatatataggtggtCCAAGATAGCGCAATACCTGCCTGGTAGGACAGACAATGAGATCAAGAACTATTGGAGAACAAGGGTACAAAAGCAAGCTAAGCAACTCAAATGTGACGTCAATAGCAAACAATTTAGAGACGCCATGCGTTACGTATGGATTCCTCGCTTGATGGAGCGGATCCGGGCCACATCCGAATCCCACTCGGATCAACCCACTACTGACTGCGGCGACCCAAGTCAACAAGTCCATGCGTCTGGGTCCGACCCAATTGACCCGTATTTGATGCCCGCTGTATCGGGCACTCCATCGGATTCATCCGAGCAGGCTCAAATCTCAGACCTAACCGAATGTTACGATTTCTCGGGTAGTAATTACCCGAACGAATCAACAAATGGGTCAGGTTTTTGCCCACAGCTGGGAGTGGATATCCAGCAAGCTTTTGAGCATGGGGGCAATGgatggtttggtggtggggacACATTGGATAGTTTGTGGAATGAAGAGAATTTGTCGTTTTTGCAACAACAGCTTTGTGATTGTGATGAGAtctgaaaattaataatagaatTCCTTTACGTGACGCATCAAGGTATTCAAACATTATGTAATGAATCGTATCGTATCATGTATATGTATTTGAGAGACAAAAGTAGCATTAATGCTAACGTTGCTAATATGACAACTACTTTTAAGATACTAAAGCAATCTTATATAAATTAACTTTCGTCGATCTCGTGCTTGCTATTCCCTTCGTCTTTCAACCAAAAAGGTCCATatcttccacaatttttttattttttttatttttatttttataaattttgatagCTAGCTAGTGCTCCTCCCATTATCATTGGGGTTATTGGGTATTTGGCTTTTGCTTGCACGTAATTATTCACATCCTTTTCGTTTGATCTGATTGGAGAATAAACTCACTAATGGAGGAGGAGTACTAAggaaatatacatatatatatatatatatacatatattataggaTAGGGCCAAGTTACAAGCATCATGTATAACTTTAAACAATGTTAcacaatttaatatatttttattggaagcTAATTTAAATAAATGCATAGTTTCATGTATTTTCAATGCTTGCAAATTTTTAAGGTAATCAAAAGtcaataactatgttatcaattaaatgcttaaatgtagatcaagtttttataatttaaaattatatatcaaaGATGAGCTATGGACCAGATTGACACGAACAAGATGAGATAACTGCGATCATGTGTATCTTTTTGTCTCCATACTGGCACGAGTATACGGTAGAATATAAAAAGTAATTCATCCGTGTTGACCGTAGTGTTAAACGCTAGTTCCacattgtttttttgtgttgttagcTAAAAGTTCTCTAGAAGCCTTTATGTGTATAGTTGATTTAGAGctttaaaaaaaccttaaacGTGATGGGTAAAAGGTACGCAGCTATATAATCTGTACTATATTAACGATTCAACGGGTTCCCTATTGGAAGCACTAATTGCCGAAATCCTTGAAATACATCTTGAAAGTCTTAGTCAGTCACCTTAATTATAACAATTTTGGATcgtataaaattggttgtaattcAAATTCATGATGCGGCAAGTTAAACTATTTTGATATAGATTTGGAAAAGATAGCTTTAAACACGTTTGGAGCCACAAACATTTTCTCATCTGAAAATATATAACGTACCATTAGATTCATTTAATTTATACATAGAATCTAGCatagaaaactttttttccttgatGAAAACAATCAAAATCTGCACTTCCATATcttaattgaaaactttttgttttcttaaacgTTGTAGCTTCTTTTCAATtgaaatcttttcatttttaaaattttagtcaaATGTGAGATAggtgatattttcaaaaataaaaaataaaagaaatccaATGGTTTTAATAccttacataaatcacataaatcaaaaacatgtttcgACTCTTATATCCGACTAATAATTGGAGGAAATTGAAGGATTTAAATAAGATGcatctttctttaaattataatttgattagAGATCCAACCATGAAAATGtcataattaaataattaattaaaattaaagttataaaatttgtaaaaattataaaatttactacAAAAATATATCTACAAATGTTTAAAtaactttcaaatgtatttCCACAATTTTTATAAGGCtactagaaaataataaagtataaaaaactgttgtgtttatttattctttaaGTAGAGATTATTTTAATCTAATCCATGaccatttttaaaataaattcagaAACAACATATTCACATGCAAAGGCACAACTCCTGAACCATAAATAATTtccataaaaatacaaatttaatagTATTAATACATTGAGAGAGATGCTAACCATTTTGTAAAAtacataataattaaatattaatattctcacattcaaataaatataatatttcttcattaatgGATACAAGGAAAGTATAGGACTTCATGGTTGACATGTATGACAATCAATTAGAGGTATATTTGTGTTGGGAACTTATACGAATTCTCATATTTGTGAGAGATGAAAAATAGACTATAAAATAACACACACAAAGCCAATCATACGACATAATGAATTACATGGTTTGGTAATTTGTCTACATTCAATAGGTTGTAGtgattttactatttttaagaaaattatataaaatatggcaATATAGTTTTTGTCTCTAAAACAATATATCAAACCCTAATAAGAAAATCTCTTATTAAAAACTGTAATCCTTCATTATCGAATTTGGTCATAATCCGAATCAAATACAAATTCAGCTCCACATAACCCAATAATTTGAGTATAAACAATTCAAAACTTGGCCAATTTGCCCGATAGTTTTGATAGTTGTCTCACTCTAGTTGGCTCAACCATttgttcttattcttcttttttattttatatactatGATAATTAAAAGGGGGTGGGAGGTATTTGCACTCTGGATGTTGTCATTAATTAGAAACATCCAAAGTGCCGATCGAGTTATCCAGCATTCTGATTGTTCTCTCACATGGAATAAATGAATACAAACGTCATCTAGAAACCAGCAAACAAAAAGTTAGGAGCTGTGCACTTCGTACGCGGCACTGATGAAGTTgtgatttaaaagaaaaaaaagaaagaagtaaaatCCGGGTGTGAAAACGGTACCAAATGTAGGGAAAAGAGATGGTATAAGGCGGTAGGCGGATGAAGATATTGACATTAATTTGACtctttccacattttttttttatttttttatatgtaatataagTGTAACTGTGAGTAGTGAGTGGGAGGGACATAAAGTTGAAATTTAAGATCAGAAAATTTTAGCAGCCACACGACCTTGCCTCTGACTCTTTGAAACACTGAATTTGAAGCTGCAGCAGCGGAGacaaagttgaaatatttgGTTACAAATTGGGACTTTTCTAAATCTTATTGCAATCATGCTAAGAAgctaacataaaaaataaaaataaatattgattgAGAGaagactttaattaattactaGTGTAGAATGAGTTAAACAAGTCGAAGAAAATGAGGATACTCATAATAagacatatgtatatatattttaagaatttttcatTTTCGGGACTACGTACAGAAATGTAAAGCATATCTTCTTTTAGGTGTACTGTAACTGTAAGTTGACTTGCAACTTGCCTCAGTTGTATTTTGTTGAACAAGGTCGTACGCTTCAATAGCTGTTAATTAATTAGTGAGAAACCATGGATTAGTCCCTTTCATTAAATATCAAATGAAATTATTAGTTAATTATCAACTTATCTCAAAACGTTTACGTTCGGTTctactatatatatttcaacGTGTACCAAATCATGAagtaagaaaatataaaagcaaTAACACATAATTTGGTTACAATTAATGTAAAAAACTGACAAAGCAACTCTTTAAAGGAAAATTCACTCTAGGTATACAAATTAAGACAATCACATAGAAAATTTACTACGAAGAAATGGTTATAAATAGTTAATTAATAGAACGTACATTAAACCTTAATTTGGTAGACAAATTTGTGTTAATAAGAGTctcatatatatgaaaagagaaatgatatgtccacaacatttttacaacatttttacaacaaatcctaagtggcaggatgttactggttgttattgttggggcagaaaagtaatcttagtgttaggttcaaatttgaaccaataacaactaaccacctatgatttgttgtaaaaatgttgtagacgtagcacctctcatatGAAAATGGTgttaaacaaaatacaaattaattatcacctttgtaaattgtgaaaaaaactATGTGTAAGTGACAAAGCTCATATCCTAATTAAGGCAGTGTATGTGTATGTGGAGATGTTGGGCTAGACTCTTTTAGCAGGCATCTACTTCCTTAATTTCTCTGACTAATGTCTCTGTTTTGTTGCTCTTTTCGTCTCTCGTGTCCATTAGCATATATTGtcattctatattattgatCAATTGTCATTATATATCCTAAAAGTCTAAGTTAATAGGAAATCCAAAATATCTTAAATTCATGCAAAATGGTGAATTCGCATTGATTTACTTATtcaatattttagtaattattAACCAAGGAAAACAAAGATAACGTACGTTAACGTGAAGTCTAGGTCCCAACTCAAGACTATTTGCTatatgagaggtgctacgtccacaatatttttacaacaattttacaataaatcataggtggttagttgttataggttcaaatttgaatctaacactaatattacttttttgtcccaacaataacaaccagtaacaacttgccacttaagatttgttgtaaaaatgttgtggacatatcatttctctttgcTATATATAgtatcacaaatcacaatgaacTACCAATTATTCTATTCTAATCCCAACACTGATGGATTTTTCAATGATTTTTTAAGTTGTGAAGGAAAATTAAGGCCGGGGAAGATGGAATtgtcaaaaatataatattaaatagtaaattcCACCCTCCACCCAGGGCCCGTTTCACATGCTTTGAATTGGCCAATGacaatttaatcacttaatcaatttttatataataattgaccAAAGAAAAGTAGCGTACAAAAGGACGAAGTGGACGAAGGAAttgttgaaataataaaatttataaaaatattagtgATGATTATATGAGGTACCAGAATCTGGAATTACCAGGATTACAAAAGTTGGTAAGAATTCAGAAAcctttgaaaattacatgggcTGGCCTTGAATCTAGTTTGGTCAGAAaccattgaaaattttctatgtTCTAATGAGGCTATGATCGAGAAGGATCTTTTCTTTGATCTAGAATAGGCCCATTTGGACTAGTGGCCGCCCAAAAGGCAAATGGCCCATTGTTTGGTTATAAAGAACAACTCCATCCGGctagttatatttttgttagattaTAATGAACATGTTTTACAAGTCAATTGAATTTTAACATGAGAGAAAGTCTATAAACTTCAAAAtttggacaaatttttttactttggtTGATGCTCATATTATTAGTGATAAGTAAAAAGGTAATGTTAGTGGTGGGCCTAAGTAAAGACTAGTAAGAATTTGTCAACTCAactattatgaatttttttgtgtatatagCATTACTATTAACATAAATTCAGTTTTTTGTTTGGGTGTACAGTGGTGGCATGGTCCATAGTCCCTAATGAAATGGGGCAGAAGAGAAGGGACGCAAGCTTTGTATTACTTTGACCCCAAAAGTATATATAGAGTTTGTttggaaacaacttatttagctaaaattaaaaacttttttactaaaagtactgtacataaaactaaaaggtaattgaaataatatagcaggacccataaatagtaccaaaaaaatataatgggACCTATGAATGgtagaaaaaataaactaaatagtaacaaaaataagttttaaataataaaaaaaagttatcttttttaagctaatattactatttatgtgTGTTTTAagaagtattactgtttactaacgctctgtttgtttcaataatgatgttttctagaaaatgagtcattttctaaaaagcattttctataaaactatctcatttttcaatgtttggtagcaactttaaataagttgaaaaacaatttcttaacttcccttatttagcttgctgtaagatagagttgttttccaaaaaaatttaatggaaaacaatctctaaacataagccatactttttagattgatcaaaaatagttttcctttgactcatatttttttatgctaccaaacattggaaaataaggaaaactatctttacacaaggttttccattgaaacaaacggagcgtaaaaaaaaaaaaaacaagagatgTTTATCCTACATTGGTTGTGTGTATCTAGTGTTCGTTGTTTATAGCCCTAATCTACAATTACAAAAGTTAGGCTCTTTTATAGTTGTACTCTAAttaaataatgtattataaatccagtttaaaacactaatattactatttttgtgtttgttctaataagtattaattagagtttactcaaaaaaaaaaaaaaaatgcaattataGTTGCACTTGACTTTGAGTGGTTCCTACTTCCTAGTTGTTGTTGACAGAGTTGCTATGTCATTTAAGCCCTACCAACTTCAAATGGAAAATGGAATACAGCGATGTCCTTTCCAATTTCCACCATAAAATGGGACAGGATTAGGTTGAGGCCCGTAAGTCCACATCAAAATTGAGAGTTAGGGGTCCCCATTGAATCCTCTAGATCGCTTTCTCTCAAATGTTTCTACGAATTCGATCTATATATGTGGCTTCCTAGATGTACCCAAAAACCTTTGTTACCATCCATTATCACCAaacattgaatatatatatcTGGATTTCACTTTTTCCACACAAGTACAGAGGGAACTAAATTGCATGATTAACATTTTTCGCAAAAATTGACCTGATGAACATTGTAATGTGCATGAGTTGTGCAATGTGCTCAAACTGTCAATTTGCTATGACGAAACCATCTTTGCATTTTTATTGAATGCAAAGTCATATGCTTTCTTTCCCCGAAACAGTTGAatatagacattttttttttcttttacaggGATAAATATAAAGCACTCCAATCAAACTAGGAGCATCAGTTTCCTAAAAGAAAGGCTCTATCAATTAGGAGGCCGCCTTAAATAAAGGAATGgacaaaaaagagaagaatgaaAAAGCTTAAGGTTAAGTTTAAGATTTTGTTAAACTTAACCTTAAACAATGAATAAGTTAAAGATTAAGTTTAGCTTTATCTATAATATAACATATTAAGTTTAGCAATGAATTTTCAATCTCTCATTATTCCTTATTATGTCATATTGTTTGTGAAAGGGAAAAGAATtgaatggaaaaagaaaatagccaaaaggagagagggaaaaaataaaaatggaaagcGGAGCAGGTTGGAGAGAGTGAGAGGGAGGTGGAATCCGAACGATCAACATCTAGATTCAATCCATGTTCTCTTTAGAGGAgaagaaaagtgaaatttgaatAAACGTCTAAATTCgctttagaaggaaaaaaaaaaaatggaatccAAATCTTAAGGAACCAAACTTCATGCAATTTGGTTCTTCAACTTCAGCTCAAATTCAATATTAATCTCtttcaaactcaaattcaaatcttctagagttcctagggtactctaccaagtaaatttctttaaatcctcacctctcatttaaaattaatggTTTAAGATGCTGTCACATCATTAATCCACTAacttactcttaaaaaaaaaaataaaaaaaaggagaaaagctCAGGAAGCAGCCGTGATCTTTAACGTTAGCAAATGGatctaagctttttttttttggatggaacAAATCTCAAACTTGGGAAATTCATCGACCCAAAAAGTACTCTTGTCATTTTTCCCATCTGAATCCAAAAGACACTCTTGGGCAAGAAGAAAACCGAACTTTCTTTTACAACTCTCCTACATCCTTGAAATTTTCAATACTTTCAATCACAAATGATGGATCCACCCAGCTCAATCCCTTCAAACCGTCCATGAATGACCATTGAAAGCCCAATGGAGGCCAGGTATGTTAGCTATCTTACTCTCTCTCTAGCCTTTGTTCTTTGTCTATTGTCTATTGACTATTAGTTTcttcctttccttcttttttttttttttttttttttcatttctttatttcataCCTATGGTTGAtattagatttttgtttttttgcaatTTCACTACTACAAAACTGTTTAATGATTGCTCAAGAAGGACTATGTTTTTTTGGGGCTATATCCTCTGCCTACAAGGTGTTTGATAAATGTTCAAGATAAGAAATAGAGCAGACAAAGAAGATAGTTGTAGTAGTTTGTTACTTTTAGTATAATCTTAGACAAAGAGCAAGGCCACCATAatcagagagaagaaaagaatgatTCAAGTTGAAGATATATACATAGGcctaaattattaattaattaagatgAAGATACTTAGGGccattataataattaattaattaattattataattaataattaattatatatatttatatattcggAGTGGCGCCATCCCCTTCATCAAGAATGAATTCCTATCTCCTTGAAACACACAATGAGTTCACAATGCATTTGGATTGGTCCCTTCCATCTATGCTCATACTCATGCTTTGGCTCCTGGAGCACCTCATGCACCTACTACCGGCCTGAGTTTTGCACCCTTAGCTGGGTAGATGAATTTTACTCTTAGAGAGACTGCTTCATTTGGACAGATCTCTACCCCATCCTTCGGTTAATTGAGCACATTTAATGTACCTATGTCATCAATTGAATATGTAAATTATCTTATAAATGTACAAATCTTGTTCACAAGCACAACA
Coding sequences within:
- the LOC142613670 gene encoding transcription factor MYB78-like, producing MDFHVRACGSAKLVVGEEDMDIRRGPWTAEEDTLLMNHITLHGEGRWNSVARCAGLKRTGKSCRLRWLNYLRPDVRRGNITLKEQLLILELHSQWGNRWSKIAQYLPGRTDNEIKNYWRTRVQKQAKQLKCDVNSKQFRDAMRYVWIPRLMERIRATSESHSDQPTTDCGDPSQQVHASGSDPIDPYLMPAVSGTPSDSSEQAQISDLTECYDFSGSNYPNESTNGSGFCPQLGVDIQQAFEHGGNGWFGGGDTLDSLWNEENLSFLQQQLCDCDEI